A segment of the Neoarius graeffei isolate fNeoGra1 chromosome 5, fNeoGra1.pri, whole genome shotgun sequence genome:
aatgttgacgtttgggatgactctatgtcatttccactgtcactgtgttagcagtttgatgctacaaaaaaaacccattcatttctatggaattaattggaaaaaaagcactttttcaaacatccactgctctggcatgctttcacctagagacgtgattctaaCTCTAAAACgttggaaaacttctcctctgtggatctggcattcaacttttctgctacgttctacacttttggatcagtcccggctcaaactccatgtgggttccgggagaaaatccggcttatgaatgggtgtctattgcgttacacaccagtgaaggtcgttaagcttagagtgtagacagcttggaaaaaaaagctcaaactttctcgcttaaactgtgttttcagccacaaatttcactctacagacatgattttctcaaaagtagtaggaaaacttgtcctgattcatacaatgtgtctacctaaacgataggatttacagtttttgaatgagaagcctcaaactgagaagagggcagctgagaggcttcattgacacccattataaacgggacagaaaagtcactcatatttaacttgctctagtgtcgtcatttttaacactacagacaaaacaatacatcattttattcaggagacccttctagcgctcactgtgaaagaattttgtgaatagctgcttccgttgacgagttatttgtcattgttcgaggcctgttccgtagtaaaacacagcacaaaattcaagaccttgtgtgtcttagctcattgacacccattataaaagtgacagaaaagtctctaatttttaaatcgctctagtgtccttatttttaacactacagacaaaaaaatacatcattttattcaggagacccttctagcgctcactgtgaaagaattttgtgaatagctgcttccattgtcgagttatttgtcattgttcgaggcctggtccttcgtaaAATACACCGGAAAACtccagaccttgtgtgtcttagctcattgacacccattataaaagtgacagaaaagtctctcatttttaacactacagacaaaaaattacatcagtctattcaggagacccttctagcgctcactgtgaaagaattttgtgaatttcttttttttgtgaaaaaaaaaaacagcctcggtcggcatgacacttcaccttagccgcccactttattaggaacacttctgttcgtacatacaaactacaaacagtcttcttagagtttagagtttattttatttttaaaagggacagtgcacaaattaaacattatccttgtggtaaggacagatgtctgtcccaggttatagcagtacatgctaatttccgcctgttgtcactttgtttatactcttgaatagctcttcttcatgacggctgctgtctgaagcacacacataatcattgcattgaaacatcattgcaggtcacacattcacggccagcaaacatgcgtgaccgaattgcttcgcgcactgcatcctctcacaatttcccccggggaattgtccggtctagtgtgtaATTACCGtgcaatttaagtatttttgtaataatttttcaacacatctgaggtaaatgttgacgttccagatgactctgtgtcatttccactgtcactctgtTAGTAATTTGATGGTCCGTGTACGTCGCGGCCATCAGATAACGGTTTTGatttagaaaaataaaaaatagaaaacGACCTGTATTTCGTTTTTCGTTTTAAAATCAATGAACAGAAAACGGAAGACGACCGGACCTGACTCTTCACTTGACTTTCTGTGCAGTGTAAATAATGGTAATTTGAAATTGAGAAAAAATTCTATTCCCGATTTTACCTAAAGGCCTTTCTTAATGACCCGGAAGCTGTGCTCTCCTGCGAGCGCCACAAAACCTGACCCGGAAGCTGTGCTCTCCTGCGAGCGCCACAAAACCTGAAAATACCGCCTCTACGGAGAAGACATTTGTATGTAGCCAACTGTTAGATCCAAAATGTCTTTAGATCAGTACTCGGATTTTATAAAACACAGGAGATTAAGTGGGATGGCATGTGCCGATATTGCTGCAGCACTGACGGGTCACTTTGGTTCTTTAAGAGGATTTTCAGAGAGGAATGTACGGCGGTGGTGCAAAGAGCAAGGACTTGGCGCAAAGGATTTCTGCCCTGACAGGCAATTGGAAAGTGAAGTGGCGAAAGCTATTGAAGAGGTGCGGTGTTTGTCACAGTttgaataaaaatgttttatgttcCGGTATTCCAAAAGATCGCGTAGCGCTGCAGTTGCATAGTTGACACATGATTGTGCATATGCAGAGTATCTCGTCTTCTCAACACACAACACACCTTGTAGGCCATACAAGGGAATTTTCTGTAACATACATAATTACTGAGTGTAAAAAATGCAGTGAAATTGGGCTGCACTGAGGGGGGTGGTGGTGGATGATGTGAACAAAGGGCACGAGCGAGCCTATGTGGCTTGCTTGGGGGGTGAGGGGGGCAGTTAAAATTCGAGCAGAAGAAACCTTGGGCAGATCCCTGGCTCAAAGAGTCAACCCAGTTAACTGCCAGCTAGGGGTCATGCAGGAAGAGGGAGTCAAGGAGAAGgccttgtgtgtggggggggcatgaATTAATCTTAATAATGATAAATGCATCATGATAAATGCATCAAAACAAAATTCCTTTCTCAGACTGGGTCGTACTACGGAAGAAAAATGATGACCGGCTATCTTGCTGCAAAAGGGGTCAAAGCTTCTGAGGGCAGAGTGGGCAAAGTCCTACAAACAGTTAATCCACCataccatgcagcaagacagcaagtaAGGCCAAATACAATGTCTCATCATACATAGGCTTGTTGAAAAGGTATTGAAAAGGTGTGCATACCAATGAGAGACAATTTTTATTTatcatctatttatttattttactatagGGTGCCAGAAACCTTAACCCAGTCCCTTACAACGCTGAATATGTGGGTCACAAGTTACACATTGACCAAAATGAAAAATTGGTCATGTTTGGAGTGACCCATGTCATGGCTATTGATGGGTACAGTAAGAAGATTGTTGGGCATTCAACAATGCCCATCAAAAACAACATTATAATTTATGATGAAGTGTACaggtaagaaaaaaaagaaaagaaagaaaataatatgCCCCCCTTTCTTGAGAGGATCACCATTATAGATGTTAGCTGTTCAATGTATTTGTTAGTAATTCTATTTAAGCTTGACATTTTCCACATGTTTATGTATTGTTTTCAGGCCAGCTGTGATGTCCTACGGGATATGGGACCAAGTGCGTGTAGACTGTGGAAGGGAGTTTTTCTTGATCTTATTTGTCCAGGAGAAGCTGGCTGCATACCGCCACAACAAGGAAAGGCAGCCATACCTTCAAACGCCATCGACCAGGGTAAAACAAATCACACACATCAATCTAATTAATGCTTGCTGTACTGGGTGCCTGTAGCATGACACTATCCTCATAATCTTTTCATCTGCACAGAATCATACAATTGAAAGGATGTGGTTAGAAGTAAATCAAAGGGTAAATTTTCCCCTGAAGACTGCGCTTGTTCAGATGTGTGACCAGGAGGAAATTTGTTTGGATGACAGCTTGACAAAATTCTGCACATCCAACCTAACATGTCACATATCCCGAATTGGCCTCACAAATTTTGTGAAAGCATGGAATGCCCACAGAATTCCAGGTACTTACattgttatttattttgtttttgtcaGTAAGCATGTATAGCTACATATCAAGCCCTTATTTTTAACAGGAAAGGGGATACCAAATCTCCTCTGTGGTCAAGGATGCCCGGCAAAGGTCTTGGAAGACAACCTACCTATTGGTGAAATTGCAGCAGACCTCTACCAGCAGGAAGTGGGGACAGCACTGACCAGAGAAGCTGTGTTTGGCACAGACCCTTTTTCCAATGAGGAAGCCCGCAGAAATGCTGAAAGCGAGTTTGCATCACACTTTGATCCCTTGTCACTTTTGCACAGTGCAGTCAACAACAATTTCAGCCCATTTCAGAATGCACTTAGGTGTCTTATTGATATCACTAGACAACATGCTGCTTAAGAGTAATGTTTGCTTCCTTAACATTAGTCCTGCAATTTCAGGATTGTAATACACTGCTTTGTCTTGCCATTTACCATGTCTTTGATGGTTGAGCAGAAGGTTCTTATGAAAGATGCACAATCCAAACAATGATGCtcagaaataaacatttattatcAAAGGCCAAAGGAAATATGCATTTTATATGAATTGTTTTATTCAGTAACCACTCTAGTTTAGGCCTCTGTACTCTGAACAGTCCAAACAACGATGtccaaaaataaacatttattaagAACGAAAAGTAAGAGGCCAGTAGCAGCTCACAAAATTAGGCCTCTGCAGTCTTAAAAAATAACAGCACTGCAGAGAGACCCAGTGTCTCATGTATATTTTCACTAAAAGCTTCAGCTCTGCATTTCAGGCAGTGCTCAGAGGTAAGCAGCCACTGCTCCACACAGGTCCAACACCCAACAAGAGACCTGCAACAGGTTGCAAAGACGGGTCTATCCATTATATCTGCAAAATATCAAAGAAGAGAAAACTATGTAATAATGGTAAATGAATTATAGTTATAATTTGTTTTACCCTCTAAATGAGAAGTCATAAGTGCTTCACCAACACCCCTCATTCACCAATTTACACACAATGAATCACCCCTTTGCTTTGCACTTTTAATTACAGAGAATGGATCAGCAGCATGTCCATGCTGTGTAGTTTCATACCTTTACAAACAAGGCAGGATACACCTTCCATTGCTGGCTTCAGGGCAGCAGTCGTCAGAGCTGCTGTAGTCGTAGTCTTGACCACCTCTGACAGCCGGGTTATGTTGTCTCTAATTTCTTGTAGTTGGTCCAGTGTTTGCTGGACTGGAAAGCTATCCTCAACCCTGCGACTTAAATGTACAGAAAAAAATGAGCTAGTTCTATACATTATTCAACAAAGGAGTGAAAAGCTTTTTCCACTTTGGCAATTGCTTTACGTCATTTTGTATTACCTAGTTCTTGATCTTCGCCCTGACTGGAACTCCTGGAAGTCCTCATCCATCAAGGCATAAATCTTCCTTGAATTTTGTTTCCAGTAGTGGGCAGCTTAAAAGTCAGAGTACATATCACAACATATCAACATAATATATAACATATAACAAAAACAACATCAGTCTTAATTCAAAAACAGCAAGCTAAGGTTAGATAATTACTTCTTGTGCCTTCGGAATCCATAATCTTGTTCCCCTGAGAGTCAGTGAGGGTGATTAGGTGATCAGTGCCAAGGGCTTCTTTCACTTTGGTTGAGATACCTTGTAGTGTGGCTTCAGCCTCAGTGAATCTAATCACAAGTGTGCGTGAGGTTGTCAGCCGGTTGTCAACAACATCAGCAAAGTGTACTGACCTGAAgataaaacaaaaacacattCAGTTGCTCATGTTTCCTACTTCGACAGCTGAAAtatcagtaacacacacacacacacaccttcagtaTCCTCACGGAAGTGAGTGCACCCCTAAACTCAAATGTGCACCTGTAAGGCATCCTCTAGCAGAAGGTAGAGGAGCACAAGGTGTCTAACATCCATGTGCTCAGTAGCGTCATCATGGagacacacacacctatacatgtgtgtgttttatttagcAGTAGATATTAGGTAGCTCACCTTTGAAATGTTCTTCCCATTGGTCCCTGTCGTATATTTGACAGACtgggagaggaggaggaagatgagGAGGAGAAAGAGGCTAGCCGTCTAAATGCAAAAGGTGTAGAGCATGTAGGAGCATTGTGTGCGGCGTTTTGCTCGGGGTCGCCATGCACCTCGTAGTGTCCACGGCTTACCAGAGTCAATGTTGAAAAATACCCAGTGTCTTCTGGGAATAGGGCCGTATTGGAATCATCCGTCAGATATAGGGAATCCCCAGTGATCTGTGGAGTTGAACAAAATTAGAAGCAATGAGCATGATTAAGATTTTTAGGCTATCCACCTAATTTCACGCTCCCATCACCCTCTCCTCTTTCTGTCCTCTCTTGCTAATACACCACCGTCTCCACTTTATCCCCCCACGCGCACATAGACGACCACCACCATCCCACTGAGCAGCCAACATCATTTAgcctacatgttttgtgacctgctcTTAACTGGTGACctgacccatacgaaaaagaacagtaaagaacttataagaatttaccactgtcttagtagtaaatccttataaggatttataaataggcggcacggtggtgtagtggttagcgctgtcgcctcacagcaagaaggtcctgggttcgagccccagggccggcgagggcctttctgtgtggagtttgcatgttctccccgtgtctgcgtgggtttcctccgggtgctccggtttcccccacagtccaaagacatgcaggttaggttaactggtgactctaaattgaccataggtgtgaatgtgagtgtgaatggttgtctgtgtctatgtgtcagccctgtgatgacctggcgacttgtccagggtgtaccccgcctttcgcccgtagtcagctgggataggctccagcttgcctgcgaccctgtagaacaggataaagcggctagagataatgagatgagatttataaataaatatatatgccatgtatgatttactcctgaaagtggcccattttgcattttcctcatacaaatttatgaaaatctagtatgtatgaagtgaacattgtgcatggtttttacagataatgtgtatgatgaattacaccgtctttgtatgcttcatgtaatgtttgtagttttaaattatattttacagtttaaaatgtacatgccttttatatgtaaatccaacacaaacatatgtggatttacatataaaaggcatatacattttaaactgtaaaatataatttaaaactacaaacattacatgaagcatacaaagacggtgtaattcatcatacacattatctgtaaaaaccatgcacaatgttcacttcatacatactagattttcataaatttgtatgaggaaaatgcaaaatgggccactttcaggagtaaatcatacatggcatatatatttatttataaatccttataaggattgatccttatatttataaggatttaatactaagacagtggtaaactcttataaattctttactgttctttttcgtatgggttcagTTTGGGGAAACCATTTCATGTCCCGAAAAATACACCAAATATGCCAATGCAATATTAAAACGCCTGTGTATTAGCCAATAAGTTTGCACTGAATGACTGAGGTTATTTTAATGGACATATGGACGGTTTTATAACACTTCTTGCTAGCTGGCTGGCTAGCCGGGTTGCAATAGGCACGTAAGAAAAGAAAGTTTTAGGACAAATTAAACAGAAAGGTGTCGTCTGATGCCCATGTAACACACAGTATTACATAATTATAGCTGCCATAACTGAGAAAGTCGTGGTGGTGGGGATAGTGATACTTTTTGCTTATTGGCGTGACAGAGCCGATGACTAGCAATCTAGTTGTTATAGCAGGCCTACTATTTTCTAAACTGCAAATTCTTAGCACCTGGAAAATCCTTCCAATCTTTGCCACGGTCATGTCCTCCTCCTTTACGGCCAGTCGCTTTGCGCCCTTGAACAAAACGTAGCTGTTCATAGTAGCCTACCTGCCACAACTACACGTACACGGGTCTGAACAACGCCTACAGATATCTCTCGTCGCGAGTAGCTCGCGGAGAGCACAGCTTCCGGGTCATTAAGAAAGGCCTTTAGGTAAAATCGGGAATAGAATTTTTTCTCAATTTCAAATTACCATTATTTACACTGCACAGAAAGTCAAGTGAAGAGTCAGGTCCGGTCGTCTTCCGTTTTCTGTTCATTGATTTTAAAACGAAAAACGAAATACAGGTCgttttctattttttatttttctaaatCAAAACCGTTATCTGATGGCCGCGACGTACACGGACCTTTGATGCTAaacgttattacagtgtaatttttgtattttcgtaataatttttcaacacatctgaggtaaatgttgacgttcgggatgactctattTCATTTCCAGTGTCACTGTgtcagcagtttgatgctaaatgttattacagtgtaacgtaggtattttcttattaatttttcaacgtatctgaggtaaatattaacattgtccgtaattctgtggcatttccattcttgctgtgttagcagttttgtgataaatgttattacagtgtaatttaaatattttcctattaatttttcaacacatctgaggtaaatgttgacgttcttgatgactctgtcatttccactgtcactgtgttagcagtttgatgttatgtgtaattacagtgtaatttaagtattttcgtaataatttttcaacacatctgaggtaaatgttgacgttccggatgactctgtgtcatgtccactgtcactgtgttagtaatttgatgctaaacgttattacagtgtaatttttgtattttcgtaataatttttcaacacatctgaggtaaatgttgacgttccggatgactctgtgtcatgtccactgtcactgtgttagtaatttgatgctaaacgttattacagtgtaatttttgtattttcgtaataatttttcaacacatctgaggtaaatgttgacgttcgggatgactctatgtcatttccactgtcactgtgttagcagtttgatgctaaatgttattacagtgtaatgtaggtattttctcattaatttttcaacgtatctgaggaaAATGTTAACATCGTcgctaattctgtggcatttccattcttgctgtgttagcagtttgatgctaaattttattacagtgtaatttaaatattttcctcttaatttttcaacacatctgaggtaaatgttgacgttcttgataactctgtcatttccactgtcactgtgttagcggtttgatgttaagtgtaattacagtgtaatttaagtattttcgtaataatttttcaacacatctgaggtaaatgttgacgaccgggatgactctatgtcatttccactgtcactgtgttagcagtttgatgctaaatgttattacagtgtaatgtaggtcttttcttattaatttttcaacatatctgaggtaaatgttaaaattgtaggtaattctgtgccatttccactgtcactctgttagcagtttAATGTTAAGTGTAACTActttgtaatttaagtatttttgtattattttttcaacacatctgaggtaaatgttgacgttcgggatgactctatgtcatttccactgtcactgtgttagcagtttgatgttaagttaaagtgtaatttaagtattttcgtaataatttttcaacacacctgaggtaaatgttgacattatagttaattctgtggcatttccattctcgctgtgttagcagtttgatgctaaatgttattacagtgtaatttaaatattttcctattaatttttcaacacatctgaggtaaatgttgatgttcaggatgactctgtgtcatttccactgtcactgtgttagcagtttgatgctaaatgttatttcagtctaatttaaatattttcttcttaatttttcaagatatctgaggtaaatgttaacattgtaggtaattctgtgtcatttccactgtcactgtgttagcagtttgatgttaaatgtaattacagtgtaatttaagtattttcgtaataatttttcaacacatctgaggtaaatcttgacgttcgggatgactgtgtcatttccactgtcactgtgttagcagtttgatgttaagtgtaattacagtttaatttaagtgttttcataataatttttcaacacatctgaggtaaatgttgacgttcgggatgactgtgtcatttccactgtcactttgttagcagtttgatgctaaatgttattacagtgtaatttaagtattttcctattaatttttcaacacatctgaggtaaatgttgatgttctggataactctatgtcatttccactgtcactgtgttagcagtttgatgttaagtgtaattactatgttaagtgtaatttcctatggacagatactcccatctccgctgtgggtctttgcagcttcttccgtgttatctttggtgtctttgttgcatctctgattaatgccctccttgcccggtctgtgagttttggtcagtgcccttctcttgtcaggtttgtagtggtgccatattctttccattttgccatGATGGATTTAAcagagctctgtgggatattcaaagtttgggatattttttataacccaaccctgatctatacttctccacaactttgtctctgacctatttggaggctccttggttttcatgttcctTGCTTAGGAGTGTTGTagagtcagagtccttccagaacaggttgatttatacagacatcatgtgacagatcatgtgatactttgattgcacacaggtggatcttaatcaactaattgtgtgacttatgaagtgaattggttggaccagctcttatttaggggtttcatgggaaagggggtgaatacctatgcacactccagatttctgttttttcatcttaattattgtttgtgtcaaataaaaaaatgcacctttaaagtggtaggcatgttgtgtaaatcaaatggtgctaaccctccaaaaatccattttaattccagcttgtaatgcaacaaaacaggacaaacactaagggggatgaatacttttgcaagacactgtacaaaaaTCAGTTCAATGTGAAATTAACCAAATGAAATGacgataacactgtgtgtgtgtgagagagagagagagagagagagagagaaagagggagagagagagagagtactgtgtgtgtgtttagtttgtagaaacttgaacacaggtcagagtggagtgtttgtcgtctgctcgctctcacacatgtgtgttctgtccatgagctaatggtgtgataataaattgtagctgagagattgtggagtgcagaaagacgtcactgctcctgtaaatgtgctgatgtggtgtcctgtcctctgatttctgtgtgtgagagaaacacacatttctgttccatgctaaagtttagctggattatggctgtgtttgtgtgtttgagatcagtgttctgatatttcataatttctcttccagtctgtgtcGGTGTAACCTGACAGAagaaagctgtagagttctgtcctcagttctcagctcaaactcctccagactgagagaactgaacctgagtaacaataacctgcaggattcaggagtgaagctgctctctgctggactggagaatccacactgtacactggagacactgaggtacacacacacacacacacacacacacacacacacacacac
Coding sequences within it:
- the LOC132886317 gene encoding uncharacterized protein LOC132886317 codes for the protein MQQDSKNLNPVPYNAEYVGHKLHIDQNEKLVMFGVTHVMAIDGYSKKIVGHSTMPIKNNIIIYDEVYRPAVMSYGIWDQVRVDCGREFFLILFVQEKLAAYRHNKERQPYLQTPSTRNHTIERMWLEVNQRVNFPLKTALVQMCDQEEICLDDSLTKFCTSNLTCHISRIGLTNFVKAWNAHRIPGKGIPNLLCGQGCPAKVLEDNLPIGEIAADLYQQEVGTALTREAVFGTDPFSNEEARRNAESEFASHFDPLSLLHSAVNNNFSPFQNALRCLIDITRQHAA